One Helianthus annuus cultivar XRQ/B chromosome 12, HanXRQr2.0-SUNRISE, whole genome shotgun sequence genomic region harbors:
- the LOC110889345 gene encoding putative serine carboxypeptidase-like 23 → MERGHALLVTRLELLLLILVTVTTCECHIHGSRANQAETLMAFRRSRNRAQVNIVNDEEKMSEMGFSEMKTDNGGRKMEDDYIHGGLPGQPLSKESKFKQYSGYINVDSLNGRSLFYYFVEALDEPSSKPLVLWLNGGPGCSSLGVGAMLEIGPFGVNPDGKTLYSRRFSWNKVANILFLESPAGVGFSYSNTSTDYDLSGDKRTAEDSYAFLVNWFIRFPRYKNHDLFIIGESYAGFYIPELADVITKKNMKGHSSSIINLKGIMIGNGIMNEDTDNKGFNDYLWSHALISDEIYTKLSQNCSSNAVNSDYCNSLEEELGEDIGDIDFYNIYGPTCTPLPAGLTTRRKRHSVVDPCEGEYVEKYLNLADVQNAFHANITKLSYPWSTCSKLIAKWKDSPSTMFPIYKRLIASGLRILLYSGDVDAVVPVSGTRYSIDAMNLKVVKPWRFWTDSTKQVAGYKVVYDGLTFATVRGAGHEVPRFQPRQAFALLKMFLANRD, encoded by the exons ATGGAGAGGGGACACGCATTGTTGGTTACAAGACTTGAACTTCTTCTACTTATTCTTGTAACGGTCACAACATGCGAGTGTCACATCCATGGCTCGCGGGCCAACCAAGCGGAAACGCTTATGGCATTCCGTCGTTCAAGAAACCGGGCCCAAGTTAATATAGTTAATGATGAGGAAAAGATGAGTGAAATGGGCTTCAGTGAGATGAAAACTGACAATGGTGGGAGGAAAATGGAAGATGATTACATACATGGAGGGCTTCCGGGGCAGCCATTATCGAAAGAGTCGAAATTCAAACAATATTCGGGATATATCAATGTTGATAGCTTGAATGGTAGAAGCCTTTTCTACTATTTTGTTGAAGCTCTTGATGAACCATCTTCTAAACCACTTGTGCTTTGGCTTAATGGAG GACCCGGTTGTTCCTCTCTCGGGGTTGGTGCAATGCTCGAGATTGGACCGTTTGGTGTTAACCCTGATGGCAAAACACTTTATTCACGAAGATTCTCatggaacaaag TCGCGAATATATTATTCTTGGAATCACCGGCGGGAGTTGGATTCTCTTACTCCAACACAAGCACTGATTATGACTTGTCAGGGGATAAAAGGACTG CCGAGGACTCATACGCTTTCTTGGTGAATTGGTTCATACGATTCCCGCGTTACAAGAATCACGACTTGTTCATAATAGGTGAAAGCTATGCAG GATTTTATATCCCAGAGCTAGCTGATGTGATTACCAAGAAAAACATGAAGGGTCACTCTAGTTCAATCATTAACCTCAAGGGTATTATG ATTGGCAATGGAATAATGAATGAGGACACGGATAACAAAGGGTTCAATGATTATCTATGGAGCCATGCCTTAATTTCAGATGAAATTTATACCAAATTAAGTCAAAACTGCAGTAGTAACGCCGTTAACAGCGACTACTGCAACAGCTTAGAGGAAGAACTCGGAGAAGACATTGGGGATATTGATTTCTACAACATCTACGGCCCAACTTGCACGCCATTGCCTGCTGGATTAACGACTAGGAGGAAGCGCCACAGTGTAGTTGATCCATGTGAAGGAGAATACGTCGAAAAATATCTCAATCTTGCCGATGTTCAAAACGCTTTCCATGCTAACATCACCAAGTTATCTTATCCATGGTCGACTTGCAG CAAACTCATTGCCAAGTGGAAGGATAGCCCGTCAACTATGTTTCCGATATACAAAAGGCTAATTGCTTCGGGTCTTCGAATACTTCTTTATAG CGGAGATGTGGACGCGGTTGTTCCAGTCTCGGGCACACGATATTCTAtcgatgccatgaatcttaaAGTGGTCAAACCATGGCGATTCTGGACAGACTCTACCAAACAA GTAGCGGGGTACAAGGTAGTTTATGATGGTTTAACGTTTGCTACAGTTCGAGGCGCGGGTCATGAGGTACCTCGTTTTCAACCACGTCAAGCCTTTGCTTTGTTAAAGATGTTCTTGGCAAATCGCGACTAA